The nucleotide window TGCCATCACCCCATCGCCCAGCCAATTAGGCAAACGCAATAAAATGCGCATGCGTTTGGGTGCACTTACGCTCATCAATAGCCCTTTTTTAAAGATTTTAAGCTAAAATTTTAACATACAAATACAAGGAAATGGAATGATTACCCCTAAAGTGTTGAGTGGGTTTAAAGACCGCTTGCCTAAAGATGCGATACAAAAGGCTCAGTTGCTTTCTAAAGTTTCAGTTGTTTTTCAAAGTTTTGGTTTTGTGCCGATTGAAACCCCTCATTTGGAATACGCTGAAACGCTATTACCTGATGCGAGTAGCGATATTCAAAAAGAGATTTATCGCTTTAAAGATCATGGGGGTAGGGATGTGGCTTTAAGGTTTGATTTGACCGTGCCATTAGCGCGCTTTGTCTCTTTGTACCATCAAACGTTAGGAATGCCCTTTAAACGCTACGCCATAGGCAATGTCTTTAGGGGTGAGAGGGCACAAAAAGGGCGTTATAGAGAATTCACGCAATGCGATTTTGATTTTATAGGGAGCGAGAGTTTGGTGTGCGATGCTGAGATCATCCAAGTGGTTATCGCTTCCTTAAAAGCTTTGGATTTAGAAGATTTTTGCGTCTCTATCAATCACAGGAAAATTTTGAATGGGATATGCGAATATTTTGGCATTTCTCAAGTGACTGGAGTGTTGCGCATTGTGGATAAATTAGAAAAGATTGGCTTAAATGGGGTTGAAGAAGAATTAAAAAAAGAGTGCGATTTAAATCCAAACACCATTAAAGGGCTTTTAGAAATGGTTCAAATCAAGCAAGACGATTTAAGCCATGCGGAATTTTTTGAAAAAATTGCTTATTTGAAAGACTGTAATGAAAATCTAAAAAAGGGCATACAGGATTTAGAAAAACTATACCAATTGCTAGGGGATTTACAAATTTCTCAAAACCTGTATAAGATTGATTTTTCTATCGCTAGGGGCTTAGGGTATTATACAGGGATTGTGTATGAAACCACGCTTAATGACATGAAGTCTTTAGGGAGCGTGTGTTCAGGGGGTCGTTATGATCATTTGACTAAAAATTTTTCTAAAGAAGATTTGCAAGGGGTGGGGGCTTCTATTGGGATTGATAGATTGATTGTGGCTTTAAGTGGAATGCAATTATTAGATGAGCGTTCCACACAAGCTAAAGTGCTAATCGCTTGCATGAATGAAGAATATTTTTCTTATGCAAACCGCTTGGCGGAGTCTTTAAGACAAAGCGGTATTTTTAGCGAAGTCTATCCAGAAGCCCAAAAAATCAAAAAACCCTTTTCTTATGCTAACCATAAGGGGCATGAGTTTGTGGCCATCATTGGCGAAGAAGAATTTAAAAGCGAAACTTTAAGCTTAAAAAACATGCATTCAGGCATGCAACTGAATTGTTTGAGCTTTTTAAAAGCCCTTGAAATCATTGGAGAAAACGATGAAGACTTATAATATCGCCATTGTTGGAGCTAGTGGGGCGGTAGGGCAAGAGTTAATTAAGGGTTTAGAAAATTCTTCTTTCCCTATTAAAAAGTTTGTCCCGCTCGCTAGCGTTAGAAGTGCCGGTAAAAAGATCAAAGCGTTCAATAAAGATTATGAAATTTTAGAAACCATGCATGAGGTTTTTGAAAAAGAAAAGATAGACATCGCCTTTTTTAGCGCTGGGGGGAGCGTGAGCGAA belongs to Helicobacter acinonychis and includes:
- the hisS gene encoding histidine--tRNA ligase codes for the protein MITPKVLSGFKDRLPKDAIQKAQLLSKVSVVFQSFGFVPIETPHLEYAETLLPDASSDIQKEIYRFKDHGGRDVALRFDLTVPLARFVSLYHQTLGMPFKRYAIGNVFRGERAQKGRYREFTQCDFDFIGSESLVCDAEIIQVVIASLKALDLEDFCVSINHRKILNGICEYFGISQVTGVLRIVDKLEKIGLNGVEEELKKECDLNPNTIKGLLEMVQIKQDDLSHAEFFEKIAYLKDCNENLKKGIQDLEKLYQLLGDLQISQNLYKIDFSIARGLGYYTGIVYETTLNDMKSLGSVCSGGRYDHLTKNFSKEDLQGVGASIGIDRLIVALSGMQLLDERSTQAKVLIACMNEEYFSYANRLAESLRQSGIFSEVYPEAQKIKKPFSYANHKGHEFVAIIGEEEFKSETLSLKNMHSGMQLNCLSFLKALEIIGENDEDL